The Theileria annulata chromosome 2, complete sequence, *** SEQUENCING IN PROGRESS *** genomic sequence CACAACCATATGAACCAGCATATCCAGTAGCACCTCAATTAATTACTAGACCTATAGACATACCAAGACGAAAAAGCAATAGAACTAAGTCTAAAGACTCAAAACAAACAAAAAAACAAACAACTCAAGCATACTATCCTGTACCACAACCAGAACCTAATCAAACTGAATCATCAAAAGTATCAACACCTAAACAACCTACTGAACCAGCTACTGAAAAATCTGAACAACAAACAACTAAAGAACAACAAACTCAATCTGAACCTTCTAAAGAAAGAACCGAAGAAGCAACACAGCCTACTCATACTGAACCCATACATACTACTGAAGAATTAGAACCAGAAACTATTCCAGTAGAAATTGGATCAGATGAAGAAGGAGATGGAGATGAAGGAGAACCAGAGGAAGAAGAACCTCCTAAGGAACCAGGAGAATCTACTgaaataatgaagaaatgTAAAACAATAACATTTATGAAACTGAATGAGGAAGGTAAATTAGTAAAGATGCATTTAAGAGACTTcgtaataaaatatatcaattCATCAATTACAAGGTATAGACTTAAAGCAAATCTTGAACAATTACTTTGTGatgatataattattttcgAACATAAAcctgaaaataaatattgtacatCAATAACACATTATAAATCAAGGGATGTGTTCATTCTTATATCTCCTAATGGATACTATTTAGTTGAAAATCGTAAATCTAGTTGGAAAgtaaaatatgaaaattttgCAAAATGTCTCAGTGTATATACTATAGATTCTGAGGGAAATGAAATTAAGCTTACTgaagaatattataatgCTAAAATTAGTGATCGCCCATCAATTACAGTTGatttttataaacataCAAAATGTACcaaaattatgtataaaGGAAAATTAGTATGGGAAAAAACTGATGATGAAGGATATCCATTAGCATTGAGTATTAGAAGTAATTTAAGCATtcaaatttgttttaatgGCTACAGAGTACGGTATATAAAAAGGGATGGgaaatatagaaaattcattcgttaataaaataaaaaatgtatacAGACTCGTAAATTTTATCTTATaaagttaaatttatatattattaaccaatgtaaaaataactttaataaaatttttgaatatttaaagatatttatcaaattttataaaataatagttttaCACATGATTGAAGtgatatattttaatttatagacTCATTCTaagataatttatcataattttaaaacataaagacattaattattctaatatGTCCATTAGTTAATGAGAATATCTCATTCTTAAATggatttttatataatattaacgATTATTATACTGATAATTATTGGATATTTGAGGTGTGGATATAAATATCTTTATCCAACAAATTCATCAATTATACTGAATGGTACAGTTTTGGCATCTCACGTATATGTGGATTTATGGTAATGAAATATTCTGAAGAATTTATATCTGAAGGTATGAATCTCTATGACCTGATTAAATTCTACTAGGATTCAATTTAGTCTATttctattaaaataatatacacattaaacACTACAgattaatttgtatattttttaaaaaattattattttatttattgttgtagtattatgttttaatattgatttatgtaataaataagataattatttgattaatatatcaacataattttataaattcttAATTTCAAGATCCCCCATATAATTAAGTTGAATCAAATGTATAAtgattaaatatatatcatacacatatataataataataataatagttaaatttgtaaactGTGCAGATCAAGATGTTTATCAGCCGTCTGGAGGTGAAGATGATGATAGTGATGATGATAACTATGATCTAGTTGTAAGAGAATTGGAAACATTAATTGAAGAAGATCAAAAATCTGGTGATACAGTAGTTTCTGATAATATTATGGAACATGGACTTGGGCATATTGTTTATGACTCATATAGTTCACAAAGAATTACAACTCATGTAACTGAGGATgagaaaataaaacaatCATTATCAATCCATCATAGAGAAAAACATGAAGTTGAAGACGTAAAAAAAAgtaaagaaattatttttatgaaGAAGGATCATCTAGGTAATTTCTTTCCAATGACTGAACTAGACTACAATCGTATATGGGACGATAATAATTCAatgaaatataattttattactaaagttgaacaaatattatataaatctGAAACTGTTTATGATCATAGGCCTGACAGAGCTTATCCTTTATCATTAACTTATAACAAAAAAAGAAAGGTTTTTATTCTTCGTCTTGAAGATGATGGAtttctttatattaataaacgTCAAGGTCAGTGGAAAATATTAGCAAGAAAAATTCCAAACTATGTTAAACTGTATTCAATAGATTCTGAAGGAAATCAATTTCAACTATCAGAAGGACAatattatctttatttaaCTGACAAATgttgttttaaatatattttcttttCAGAAATACCTTGTGTTAAAATCATAGCTAACAATAAACTAGTTTGGGAGAAAAAACCTAATGAAAATAGATTGTTATCAGTTTATATTAATCTTAAAGGAGATTTTTTGGCTAAATTCGAAAGTCATATTAGCGTAATTGCTAAAAAAcataatgaatataaatatatgttcGATAAGCCTgggaaataataaagataattaaGTTAAGAAATTACACTTAATCACATATTTAAGTATTTTCAAGAATCTAAGAATATAAAGACTTTcataacattttaatatcgTATCACAGAATAGTTTACATAGTTAATATATGTTGATAGTTTAATTCAATGGTTTGTTTAGAGTTGAAACAGATTCATAATATTTTGGTATTAAGAAATGACTTATTCTAAGATGATAATCatactaaaaatattattgattatttttaaatacattatttgatttattagaATCGGCAATACAGAATACATTGGTTATCTAACTATAGGAATTTTGAACCATTGTATTAGTTTCTAATaagatttaatttattacaaatttatttagtgATTACTTATGTGAGTCCTTTATATCATTGGAACACAATTATCTTCTTTAATAGTACTCTCTGTGGACAAAGGTACCTATAAATTCCAACTAAGAACGTTGGCACTCAGAAGATCAAAGTCTTAAACATGACAATCAGTGAATTGGTAAGTAGACAGGCTCACTGGATTTACAATAtagatataaaaatactaattaagtataaaaaccaatcataaatataactaCACTGAggta encodes the following:
- a CDS encoding Theileria-specific sub-telomeric protein, SVSP family, putative (Tap387d05.p1c.cand.4 - score = 31.52;~Signal peptide predicted for TA09430 by SignalP 2.0 HMM (Signal peptide probability 0.895, signal anchor probability 0.076) with cleavage site probability 0.454 between residues 21 and 22), which encodes MYICFAYTYILILLLIGYSGCSDKPTDTQGSNSNEDNLPKIGGLSLVDYNDSDEEDNFQVTETSETTQIETHETQEETTTEEIIETHEEPEHETTEEPQVHQPTPIQPTQQPPVYYIVGQQPDPGYYPVYQLPIQPTPYEQYQPSQHGYQPIYLQYQPEFQQIPYQQYPEIQYQEYQGYQFIPQPQPIPQHQPIYQPYIPITQPYEPAYPVAPQLITRPIDIPRRKSNRTKSKDSKQTKKQTTQAYYPVPQPEPNQTESSKVSTPKQPTEPATEKSEQQTTKEQQTQSEPSKERTEEATQPTHTEPIHTTEELEPETIPVEIGSDEEGDGDEGEPEEEEPPKEPGESTEIMKKCKTITFMKLNEEGKLVKMHLRDFVIKYINSSITRYRLKANLEQLLCDDIIIFEHKPENKYCTSITHYKSRDVFILISPNGYYLVENRKSSWKVKYENFAKCLSVYTIDSEGNEIKLTEEYYNAKISDRPSITVDFYKHTKCTKIMYKGKLVWEKTDDEGYPLALSIRSNLSIQICFNGYRVRYIKRDGKYRKFIR
- a CDS encoding Theileria-specific sub-telomeric protein, SVSP family, putative (Tap387d05.p1c.cand.5 - score = 16.83) — protein: MIKYISYTYIIIIIIVKFVNCADQDVYQPSGGEDDDSDDDNYDLVVRELETLIEEDQKSGDTVVSDNIMEHGLGHIVYDSYSSQRITTHVTEDEKIKQSLSIHHREKHEVEDVKKSKEIIFMKKDHLGNFFPMTELDYNRIWDDNNSMKYNFITKVEQILYKSETVYDHRPDRAYPLSLTYNKKRKVFILRLEDDGFLYINKRQGQWKILARKIPNYVKLYSIDSEGNQFQLSEGQYYLYLTDKCCFKYIFFSEIPCVKIIANNKLVWEKKPNENRLLSVYINLKGDFLAKFESHISVIAKKHNEYKYMFDKPGK